In Citrus sinensis cultivar Valencia sweet orange chromosome 4, DVS_A1.0, whole genome shotgun sequence, one DNA window encodes the following:
- the LOC102609779 gene encoding cytochrome P450 89A2-like: MEIWFITLISISIAALLKAFINLIIFPKNKPNLPPGPVAFPVIGNLHWLRKSLTEIEPVLRDLHSKLGPIVTLRIGSRPIIFIADHSLAYKALVQNGAVFADRPQALPINKIASSNQHNISSAFYGPTWRVLRRNLTAEIMHPSRLRSYSHARKWVLEILLDRFKSQSKTGDDPVSVVDHFQYAMFCLLVLMCFGDKLDHNQIKEIKNIHHSRLLAFSRFRILNFWPRLTKIVLRKKWAQFLQLLKDQENLLVPLIRARKKMKEERLMNKGKENVLCYVDTLLDLQLPEEEKKRKLSEEEIVALCSEFLNAGTDTTSTTLQWIMANLVKYPHVQEKLYTEIKGVVGNGEEEEVKEEDLNKMPYLKAVILEGLRRHPPGHFVLPHAVTEDFTLDGHVIPKDASVNFMVAEMGRDPKVWEDPMAFKPERFVRDESGGRVAVVEDLDITGSREIKMMPFGVGRRICPGLGLAMLHLEYFVANLVWCFEWKAADGYEVDFSEKQEFTTVMKNPLRARISPRISQQNFPKFISK, encoded by the coding sequence ATGGAAATCTGGTTTATCACCCTAATCTCAATCTCCATTGCCGCCCTTCTCAAAGCCTTCATCAACCTTATCATCTTCCCCAAGAACAAACCCAATCTTCCTCCAGGCCCTGTAGCTTTTCCCGTCATCGGCAACCTTCACTGGCTTCGCAAATCTCTCACAGAAATCGAACCAGTCCTCAGAGACCTTCATTCCAAGCTCGGCCCGATAGTCACGCTCCGTATCGGCTCTCGCCCCATCATCTTCATCGCCGATCACTCACTTGCCTACAAGGCCTTGGTACAGAACGGCGCCGTCTTCGCCGACCGCCCTCAGGCTCTTCCCATCAACAAAATCGCTAGCAGCAACCAGCATAACATCAGCTCGGCTTTTTACGGCCCCACCTGGCGGGTCCTTCGCCGTAATCTCACCGCAGAGATCATGCATCCTTCGCGCCTGCGATCTTACAGCCACGCCCGCAAGTGGGTTCTTGAAATTCTCTTGGACCGGTTCAAGTCTCAGTCCAAAACCGGAGATGATCCGGTCAGCGTGGTTGACCATTTTCAGTATGCTATGTTCTGCTTGTTAGTGCTCATGTGTTTTGGGGACAAGCTTGACCACAACCAAATCAAAGAGATTAAGAATATTCACCACTCCAGGTTGCTAGCGTTTAGCCGATTCcgaattctaaatttttggcCAAGGTTAACAAAAATTGTTCTCCGTAAAAAGTGGGCACAGTTCTTGCAGTTGCTTAAAGatcaagaaaatttattagtcCCACTGATAAGAGCAAgaaagaagatgaaggaaGAGAGGCTAATGAATAAAGGTAAAGAAAATGTGTTGTGTTATGTCGATACTCTGTTAGATTTGCAGCTTCcggaagaagagaagaagaggaagctCAGCGAAGAGGAAATTGTAGCTCTGTGCTCAGAATTTCTTAACGCCGGCACAGACACCACGTCCACGACACTGCAGTGGATCATGGCTAATTTGGTGAAATACCCACATGTTCAAGAGAAGCTTTATACGGAGATCAAAGGAGTTGTTGGAAAtggagaggaagaagaagtgAAAGAAGAAGACTTGAACAAGATGCCGTATCTGAAAGCAGTGATCTTGGAGGGACTAAGAAGGCATCCTCCAGGGCACTTTGTGCTGCCGCATGCCGTGACAGAGGATTTCACATTGGATGGACACGTGATACCGAAAGATGCAAGCGTCAATTTCATGGTAGCCGAAATGGGTCGGGACCCGAAGGTTTGGGAGGATCCGATGGCATTCAAGCCTGAGAGGTTCGTCAGGGATGAAAGCGGTGGAAGAGTAGCTGtggttgaagatttggataTAACAGGGAGTAGGGAAATTAAGATGATGCCGTTTGGTGTTGGGAGGAGGATTTGTCCGGGGCTTGGTTTGGCTATGCTTCACTTGGAATATTTTGTGGCTAATTTGGTTTGGTGCTTTGAGTGGAAGGCTGCGGATGGATATGAAGTTGATTTTTCGGAGAAGCAGGAGTTCACTACTGTGATGAAAAATCCATTACGGGCTCGTATTTCTCCAAGAATTAGCCAACAGAATTTCCCTAAGTTTATTTCGAAATAA
- the LOC102610414 gene encoding cytochrome P450 89A2-like: MEFWFIILISISIAALLKAFISVIISPKYKTNLPPGPFNLPVIGNLQWLLKSFSEIEPILRNLHSKLGPVVTLFIGPRPAIFIADRSLAHKALVQNGAIFADRPRPLPTNKIVSSNQHNISSASYGTTWRLFRRNLSAEILHPSRVKSYKHARKWVLEILLNRLKSESKNEDRPVPVRVLDHFQYAMFCLLVLMCFGDKLDESQIKKIENVQRTQLLTFGNFNILNFWPRLSKIVFVKKWEQFLQIRRDQENVLVPLIRARKKMKEEESLSIKEREYVLSYVDTLLDLQLPEEKRKLSEEEIVSLCSEFLNAGTDTTSTALQWIMANLVKHPHVQETVYTEIRGVVGENEEVKEEELQKMPYLKAVILEGLRRHPPGHFVLPHAVTEDFVLDDKYVIPKDGSVNFMVAEMGWDPKVWEDPMGFKPERFLNDHDQDFDITGSREIKMMPFGAGRRICPGFGLAMLHLEYFVANLVWNFEWTAVDGDEVDLTEKQEFTVVMKNPLQALLSPRTR; the protein is encoded by the coding sequence ATGGAATTCTGGTTCATCATCCTAATCTCAATCTCCATTGCTGCCCTTCTCAAAGCTTTCATCAGCGTTATCATCTCCCCCAAATACAAAACCAATCTTCCTCCAGGCCCCTTTAATCTCCCCGTCATCGGCAACCTCCAGTGGCTTCTTAAATCTTTCTCCGAAATCGAACCAATCCTCAGAAACCTTCACTCCAAGCTTGGCCCCGTCGTCACGCTCTTTATCGGCCCTCGCCCGGCTATCTTTATCGCCGATCGCTCACTGGCCCACAAGGCCTTGGTCCAAAACGGCGCCATCTTTGCTGACAGACCCCGGCCTCTTCCCACAAACAAAATCGTCAGCAGCAACCAGCATAACATCAGCTCTGCTTCTTATGGCACAACGTGGCGGCTCTTCCGCCGTAATCTCTCAGCAGAGATCCTCCATCCCTCTCGTGTGAAATCCTACAAGCACGCCCGCAAATGGGTTCTTGAAATTCTCTTGAATCGTTTAAAGtcagagtccaaaaatgagGACCGCCCTGTCCCTGTTCGTGTTCTTGATCATTTCCAATACGCCATGTTTTGCTTGTTGGTGCTCATGTGTTTCGGAGACAAGCTTGATGAATCCcaaatcaaaaaaattgagaacGTTCAGCGCACACAGCTGTTGACTTTTGGGAATTTCAATATATTGAATTTCTGGCCAAGATTatcaaaaattgtttttgttaagAAGTGGGAGCAGTTCTTGCAGATTCGTAGAGATCAAGAAAACGTATTGGTTCCTTTGATAAGAGCAAgaaagaagatgaaagaagaagagagccTCAGCATTAAGGAGAGGGAGTATGTGTTATCGTATGTGGATACTCTGTTAGATTTACAGCTTCctgaagagaaaagaaagctTAGCGAAGAGGAAATTGTGAGTTTGTGTTCAGAATTTCTCAACGCGGGCACTGACACTACCTCCACGGCGCTACAGTGGATCATGGCCAATCTGGTGAAGCACCCGCACGTTCAAGAGACGGTTTATACGGAAATCAGAGGAGTTGTTGGTGAAAATGAAGAGGTGAAAGAGGAGGAGTTGCAGAAGATGCCGTATCTGAAAGCAGTGATTTTAGAGGGACTGAGGAGGCACCCGCCTGGGCATTTCGTGTTGCCACATGCCGTGACAGAGGATTTCGTTCTTGATGATAAGTATGTGATACCAAAGGACGGGAGTGTGAATTTCATGGTGGCCGAAATGGGTTGGGATCCGAAAGTTTGGGAGGATCCGATGGGGTTTAAGCCCGAGAGGTTTTTGAATGATCATGATCAAGATTTTGACATAACGGGGAGTAGGGAAATTAAGATGATGCCATTTGGAGCTGGCAGGAGAATCTGTCCCGGTTTTGGTTTGGCTATGCTTCATTTGGAGTATTTTGTGGCTAATTTGGTTTGGAATTTTGAGTGGACGGCTGTGGATGGTGATGAGGTTGATTTGACTGAGAAGCAAGAGTTTACCGTTGTGATGAAGAATCCATTGCAGGCTCTTCTTTCTCCTAGAACTAGATAA